One stretch of Methanobacterium aggregans DNA includes these proteins:
- a CDS encoding flavodoxin family protein, which produces MKIGIVVYSQTEHTYSVAQKLQKRLQEKGNEVELERVVMKGEVHPGSKDMEFEIVPDVEKYDALVFGSPVQAFSLARPMKAYLEQIQSLQGKKISLFVTKGVRFNWTGGNQAISKMKEISQSKGGSIVGTDIIIWNKNRDEKIDALLARFSAIF; this is translated from the coding sequence ATGAAAATAGGAATCGTGGTGTATTCCCAGACGGAACATACATATTCTGTGGCTCAGAAACTCCAGAAAAGGCTCCAGGAAAAGGGAAATGAAGTAGAACTTGAGAGAGTTGTTATGAAAGGAGAGGTTCATCCGGGTTCAAAGGACATGGAATTTGAAATTGTACCTGATGTGGAAAAGTACGATGCACTGGTATTCGGGTCTCCTGTACAGGCATTTTCACTGGCACGCCCCATGAAGGCTTATCTTGAGCAGATCCAATCACTTCAGGGTAAAAAAATATCCCTATTCGTTACCAAGGGAGTGAGATTCAACTGGACAGGTGGAAATCAGGCAATAAGTAAGATGAAGGAGATATCCCAATCCAAGGGAGGAAGCATTGTTGGGACGGATATCATAATCTGGAACAAGAACAGGGATGAGAAGATAGATGCACTACTTGCAAGATTCAGTGCAATTTTTTAA